From a region of the Lactuca sativa cultivar Salinas chromosome 4, Lsat_Salinas_v11, whole genome shotgun sequence genome:
- the LOC128133249 gene encoding auxin-responsive protein SAUR21-like yields the protein MAIRMPRIIQAKKVLGRSFSNGSRSSSSSVDIIPKGHLAVYVGDQEKRRFVVPLSLLDQPSFQDLLRQSEEEFGYDHPMGGLTIPCREDVFIHVASGLVCSL from the coding sequence ATGGCCATTCGTATGCCTCGAATCATTCAGGCCAAAAAAGTTCTCGGTCGATCATTCTCCAATGGAAGccgctcatcatcatcatcggtaGACATCATCCCCAAAGGACATTTAGCAGTTTATGTTGGTGATCAAGAAAAAAGACGATTTGTTGTTCCTTTATCGTTATTAGACCAGCCTTCATTCCAAGATCTGTTACGTCAATCAGAGGAAGAATTTGGTTATGATCATCCAATGGGTGGCCTCACAATTCCATGTCGTGAGGATGTCTTCATTCATGTCGCTTCTGGCCTGGTCTGCTCATTATGA